TCCCTATATAAATTCAGAAATCTCTTCCAAAAAAAACTGAGGTGTTAATTCAAATTGTCGCAACGAGGACTTCAAGTTTAATTGTTATCGTAGTAGTGCTGTGATTTGACTTTAACAGTCTAGAATGTGCCACAAATTAAATAAGCAATGTTTGACGTAGCGTACGGTCGATCGCGCATGAAAATCCTGactgtttgtgttatttgtaAGGTGGCGCTTTCTTCCGAGTTATGTTTAAACCCTCTGGGCGGCTCAGGGCTGGAACCCCATGCCTTTCCAAGTCACACGAGATCGTTATTCCCAAAGGGTCTAATTTACACTATGCGTAATCTTATCTgttttggtatttgttttatttaccCCCGAAGATCGCCCGAGTCTTGAAGTGATTAAtgctgtctttgttttttgGCAGACTCGATCGGGAAGACAACTGATGCAAACTGGTGAGCCTTACTCAAGTGAAGCATCAAGAGGAAGGAGAAAAGCAGGGAACATCTCAAGGATATTCAACAATCAAAAGGAACGCGAAGAAAATGGCTGGAGTTATACTGGAGAGGGCATTGACCATGTTCTGACCGCGGGCAGTCCTGTCTTGAACGTTGATTTAAGTGATCGCGGTACAGGCAACTTACAAAGTGATCCGTTTCCAGGTGGATACATTGATAGTCTTAAACAGATTATGGAAATAGAAGAGAGGCCCACAATGGGAAATGCAATAGATAGCGCGCCCTTTGCTGGTGATAAAAACGGTACTGAACCGAAGCGAGCGCGTCGATCGCGCACACGTAATACTTCGATGTTGGAACGCCTGGCGCCGACGCCCGGTTACGTTGATAAGACTTCACTGGATGTGGAGGGTGGCTCTTTAGCACAGAGAAGAACACCGCGAATGGCGAGTTTGAACGCTGCCGCTAAAGTTAATGTGTTTTTTGAGCCTTCGAGTCCCTTAGCGGGACGAAGCATGTTTGAAATACAACAACACAGTCACACCACCAAGAAGCCACCTACTCGGAGCTCTACAGAACGAAGGCAGTCGGACAGGTCGGAGAATAACCTCGGAGGGGAAGAGTTTGTAGACTCGGATGTGTTCGTTCAGGGCGAAGTGACTTCCACATGGGACGCCCTCAGATCTAAGGGCGTAATTGTCAGCCCTAATGAATTTGACAATGCTGAGACAGTGGAGGATGGCTCTTGCGgtcattttgaatttttcactaacggtcacagaggtgggaaaGATAAAAGAAAGCCAGAGGCTGATTCCACTTCGGAAGATGAAAGAAATGCCAAGAGAATTCATTTAATTGGTGATATGGAGAGCCGAGACACAGGCGTGAAGGAGACGATGGGTTTTGATGAAGGCGAGATAGAATGCGATACAACGACTGATTCTCCACCAAAGACAATGGTGGATGTTTGCATCCAGGTGGACTTACCGCGACCACCTGTCAAACACGTGCGAGTTCTTTCTGTACCAATCAAAGGACAACTTGTGACGTCAGCTGGCTCGGTTCCGTTTACCAAGAGTCACTTGGTCACACCTGTCACGCCATCTAAACCACCTCCTGAGTTGAAAATGAGCAAGACTGCTGTAACGAGACGGACTGTGGGGATGAACAACCAGGCTATGGAAAATGTGTTCGTCGCTAATGACGGGCCTTTTGCAAAGTTC
The genomic region above belongs to Montipora capricornis isolate CH-2021 chromosome 5, ASM3666992v2, whole genome shotgun sequence and contains:
- the LOC138049013 gene encoding uncharacterized protein isoform X1 → MAASSHTFDTRRLRREMESQQNKSKFIQTRSGRQLMQTGEPYSSEASRGRRKAGNISRIFNNQKEREENGWSYTGEGIDHVLTAGSPVLNVDLSDRGTGNLQSDPFPGGYIDSLKQIMEIEERPTMGNAIDSAPFAGDKNGTEPKRARRSRTRNTSMLERLAPTPGYVDKTSLDVEGGSLAQRRTPRMASLNAAAKVNVFFEPSSPLAGRSMFEIQQHSHTTKKPPTRSSTERRQSDRSENNLGGEEFVDSDVFVQGEVTSTWDALRSKGVIVSPNEFDNAETVEDGSCGHFEFFTNGHRGGKDKRKPEADSTSEDERNAKRIHLIGDMESRDTGVKETMGFDEGEIECDTTTDSPPKTMVDVCIQVDLPRPPVKHVRVLSVPIKGQLVTSAGSVPFTKSHLVTPVTPSKPPPELKMSKTAVTRRTVGMNNQAMENVFVANDGPFAKFKAVGGLIDERSKAKKAKELTNKIPASCPAPVTLKIPKINFAATSTSTMSAGRGRPAGNPLKNVHLKNLSQQLEKLAAERARAEPRVPKRTNGWMFIGEALDKPYCYDETIVIRRYYSGVQRGDEIINVRDSVLLKSGTRKKDPPFVARVSGLWEEDDGPNAGEMMMSVFWYYRPEQTEVGRIPNFHGEMEVMASKHKDDNSVACIVDKCYVLSYPEYCRFRALNRLFREFREAPMSPVPPGESTKPGSVPHPRTDPSLVFFCRQVYDYRMGRIIKNPV
- the LOC138049013 gene encoding uncharacterized protein isoform X2, which codes for MQTGEPYSSEASRGRRKAGNISRIFNNQKEREENGWSYTGEGIDHVLTAGSPVLNVDLSDRGTGNLQSDPFPGGYIDSLKQIMEIEERPTMGNAIDSAPFAGDKNGTEPKRARRSRTRNTSMLERLAPTPGYVDKTSLDVEGGSLAQRRTPRMASLNAAAKVNVFFEPSSPLAGRSMFEIQQHSHTTKKPPTRSSTERRQSDRSENNLGGEEFVDSDVFVQGEVTSTWDALRSKGVIVSPNEFDNAETVEDGSCGHFEFFTNGHRGGKDKRKPEADSTSEDERNAKRIHLIGDMESRDTGVKETMGFDEGEIECDTTTDSPPKTMVDVCIQVDLPRPPVKHVRVLSVPIKGQLVTSAGSVPFTKSHLVTPVTPSKPPPELKMSKTAVTRRTVGMNNQAMENVFVANDGPFAKFKAVGGLIDERSKAKKAKELTNKIPASCPAPVTLKIPKINFAATSTSTMSAGRGRPAGNPLKNVHLKNLSQQLEKLAAERARAEPRVPKRTNGWMFIGEALDKPYCYDETIVIRRYYSGVQRGDEIINVRDSVLLKSGTRKKDPPFVARVSGLWEEDDGPNAGEMMMSVFWYYRPEQTEVGRIPNFHGEMEVMASKHKDDNSVACIVDKCYVLSYPEYCRFRALNRLFREFREAPMSPVPPGESTKPGSVPHPRTDPSLVFFCRQVYDYRMGRIIKNPV